The sequence CTCCCGTATCTTCGCCGGACACGCAGGCGCAGGACGCGGGCCGCACCTGTGCGCTGTATGCCGGCACGCATCGCGTGGAGGTCGAGCCGAGAATTCCCGTGCCTGGCCTTCCCGCGTCTGCCCCGGCACCGCCGTCTCCTGCGGCTGGTCCTCGTTCGCTCAACGGCTCGGTGATGCGCCTGCCCAGGGCGCCGCTGTTGACGGGAACGGTGTACCACGAGGCGCGCCGGAGCGACGAGCGCCTGCCCGTGTCGGGCACCCTCGTGCGGGCGCTCGCGCTGTCGCCCAACGGGCAAGCGCCTCCGAACCGTGCCGGTGAAACCTTCAACCGCAGTGTCGAGGTCGCTGTCGACCCCCTCAGCGGGCAATTCTCGCTGCCCCTGGATCCCGGGGGCTACGACATCGTTGTAAAACCACCCGTTGACAGCGGCTTTGCCTGGCAGCTTTTTCGCGATTTCAGTATTGGTGAGCAAGTGACGCTCACGGGACAGCCCGTGACCCGCCATATTCGTCTGGACGCTCCAATTCTGATTCGCGGCCAGCTGGTCTACCGGCTGCTGCCAGACGCCGGCGCACCCGAGGCCGGGGCACTTGACGAGGCGCGCATCACCGCCCGGGCCGTGTTCGATTCCATGAGTGGCGCGCAACGTTCGGTGGTGGTGGGCAGCACGCAAACCAGCACCGGGGGCTACTTCGAGCTGCTGATCGGCCCTTCGCTCAGGCGAGGATTGCTCTAGCCTGAGACTTCCGTTTCCGGCTAGGGCTCGCTGCGCGAGCGGAGCGGCGCATCAGCGCCGCCTGAAGATGGCAGCAAGCCTACCTGCGGCGTGGGAAGTTCTGTTTCTTGTGTGGCCCGCAGGGACTGTGGGGCGGTACTGGCGTGAAATTCCCGTTTCCGGCTGGCGACGCCGAGAGAGCAGACCCGAGCCGGGCTTCGAGGGGCGCGAGCTGTCTGAAACGCGTGACTCGTGCGGGGGATGCACGCTAGGCTCCCTCCCGTCATGCCGGTAGCCATGTCAGGCAAGGTCGTGTTGATCACGGGAGCCAACTCGGGCATCGGCAAGGTGACTGCCCGGGCCCTGGCGCAGCGCGGCGCTACCGTCGTGTGCACCGCACGAGACCGTGAGCGCGGTGAGCAGGCGGTGGCCGATATCCGGCAGCATGGCGGCAATCCGAACGTCGAATTGCTGACGGCGGACTTCGCGCAGATGCGAGACGTGCGGGCCCTGGCTGAGCAGTTCGTAAGGCGCCACCGTCGGCTCGATGTGCTCATCAACAACGCTGGCCTCATGTTGTCCAGGCGCCGCGTAACCCCCGACGGCTTCGAGGAAACGCTTGCCGTCAATCACCTGGCGCCATTTCTGCTGACGCACCTGCTGCGCGACACGCTCGAGCGCAGCGCACCGGCCCGTATCGTCAATGTCTCGTCGCGCGCCCACAAGCGTGGGCGGCTCGATTTCGACGACCTGCATTCCGCTCGCCGCTACGACGGCTTCGGGGTGTACTGCGCGACCAAGCTTGCGAATATCCTCTTCACGCGGGAGCTGGCGCAAAGGCTCGACGAACGCCAAGTGTCCGCCAACGCGCTACACCCCGGGGTGGTGCGCACCGGCTTTGCCGGGGACGGAGACGCGCAGGGCTTTTTTGCGTTCGCCTTCAAGCTCGCGCGCCCTTTCATGATCTCGGCGGAACAGGGCGCCGAAACGAGCATCTATCTGGCCACATCAGCCGAAGTTCGCGGGGTCACGGGAGCCTACTTCGACAAGTGCAAGGCGGCTCCGTGTTCGAGTGCCGCCAAGGACGCAGCCGCCGCACGCCGGCTGTGGCAGGCCAGTGAGCAGATGCTAGGGAGCGAGGGGGTGGATTGCCTTGCTCCCTTGGATGATCCAGCGGACAGAGCACTCGACGGCGGGCGGGCGCGGACGCAATCA comes from Pseudomonadota bacterium and encodes:
- a CDS encoding SDR family oxidoreductase — encoded protein: MHARLPPVMPVAMSGKVVLITGANSGIGKVTARALAQRGATVVCTARDRERGEQAVADIRQHGGNPNVELLTADFAQMRDVRALAEQFVRRHRRLDVLINNAGLMLSRRRVTPDGFEETLAVNHLAPFLLTHLLRDTLERSAPARIVNVSSRAHKRGRLDFDDLHSARRYDGFGVYCATKLANILFTRELAQRLDERQVSANALHPGVVRTGFAGDGDAQGFFAFAFKLARPFMISAEQGAETSIYLATSAEVRGVTGAYFDKCKAAPCSSAAKDAAAARRLWQASEQMLGSEGVDCLAPLDDPADRALDGGRARTQSG